A window of the Bdellovibrio svalbardensis genome harbors these coding sequences:
- a CDS encoding ABC transporter permease, whose amino-acid sequence MFKVLTLAKTTLREMLRERVFLVVVVIAVILFALSFLLGALSLAEQRKILADFGFLGIQVALLGVSLFSGAYLLAKEIEKQTCLLILSRPVTRDQFILGKIFGVLALNVILVTSLGILLALLLGLWNEPQRWGTFFEICLSLWMESAVLLCLVIGLSLVVRPVLALSSGFVIFLLGHWLSDLAFFAEKSKEAIFVTAVKALHWVVPNLYRLNWKSDYFLENGIPFANILWMLGHMLGWFLIYLVFTNFFFRRKDIV is encoded by the coding sequence ATGTTTAAAGTTCTCACTTTGGCTAAGACCACGTTGCGTGAAATGCTTCGTGAAAGAGTTTTCCTTGTTGTTGTCGTCATTGCCGTGATTCTTTTTGCCCTCAGTTTTTTATTGGGTGCTTTATCGTTGGCAGAACAGCGAAAAATTCTGGCAGACTTTGGTTTCCTGGGAATTCAGGTCGCTCTTTTGGGGGTCTCGTTGTTTTCAGGGGCCTATCTTTTGGCTAAAGAGATTGAAAAGCAGACCTGCTTGTTGATTCTTTCCCGCCCTGTGACCCGAGATCAGTTTATTTTAGGAAAAATTTTTGGTGTCCTCGCTTTGAATGTGATCCTGGTCACTTCTTTGGGAATTCTGTTGGCACTCTTGTTGGGCCTGTGGAACGAGCCTCAAAGGTGGGGGACTTTCTTTGAGATCTGCTTGAGCCTGTGGATGGAAAGCGCCGTATTGCTTTGCCTGGTGATCGGCCTCAGTCTTGTGGTTAGACCCGTTTTGGCGCTATCATCGGGCTTTGTCATTTTCTTGCTGGGTCACTGGCTTTCCGATCTGGCTTTCTTTGCCGAAAAAAGCAAAGAGGCAATTTTCGTGACCGCAGTGAAAGCTCTTCATTGGGTCGTGCCGAATCTGTACCGTTTGAACTGGAAATCAGATTACTTCCTCGAAAATGGAATTCCTTTTGCGAATATTCTATGGATGCTCGGGCATATGCTTGGCTGGTTCCTGATTTATCTTGTTTTCACTAACTTCTTCTTCAGGAGAAAAGACATTGTCTGA